From Panthera uncia isolate 11264 chromosome E1, Puncia_PCG_1.0, whole genome shotgun sequence, one genomic window encodes:
- the CCDC43 gene encoding coiled-coil domain-containing protein 43 isoform X1 has protein sequence MAAPSEVAAAASGENDGGGSGFGSWLDGRLEALGVDRAVYGAYILGVLQEEEEEERLDALQGILSAFLEEDSLLHICKEIVERWSESQNVVTKVKKEDEVQAIATLIEKQAQIVVKPRMVSEEEKQRKAALLAQYADVTDEEDEADEKDDSVATTMNIGSDKSLFRNTNVEDVLNARKLERDSLRDESQRKKEQDKLQRERDKLAKQERKEKEKKRTQRGERKR, from the exons ATGGCGGCGCCCAGCGAAGTGGCCGCGGCTGCCTCCGGCGAGAATGATGGCGGGGGCAGCGGCTTTGGGTCGTGGCTGGACGGACGGCTGGAGGCGCTGGGAGTGGACCGAGCCGTTTACGGCGCCTACATCCTGGGTGtcctgcaggaggaggaggaagaggagaggctgGATGCTCTGCAGGGGATCCTCTCTGCTTTCTTG GAGGAAGATTCTCTTCTTCACATCTGCAAGGAGATTGTGGAACGATGGTCGGAAAGTCAGAATGTTGTCACCAAAGTGAAAAAAGAAG atGAGGTACAGGCCATTGCCACCCTAATTGAGAAGCAGGCACAGATTGTGGTGAAGCCCAGGATGGtgtcagaagaagagaaacagagaaaagctgCCCTCCTGGCCCAGTATGCTGATGTGACAGATGAAGAAGA CGAAGCAGATGAGAAGGATGATTCAGTCGCCACCACAATGAACATTGGTTCTGATAAAT CTCTGTTCCGAAACACCAATGTGGAAGATGTCCTCAATGCCCGAAAACTGGAACGAGACTCACTTCGGGATGAGTCccaaaggaagaaggaacaggacaagctgcagagggagagggacaaactAGCCAAGCAGGAGcgcaaggaaaaggaaaagaaaaggacacaaagaggGGAGCGGAAGCGATAA
- the CCDC43 gene encoding coiled-coil domain-containing protein 43 isoform X2 — MAAPSEVAAAASGENDGGGSGFGSWLDGRLEALGVDRAVYGAYILGVLQEEEEEERLDALQGILSAFLEEDSLLHICKEIVERWSESQNVVTKVKKEDEVQAIATLIEKQAQIVVKPRMVSEEEKQRKAALLAQYADVTDEEDEADEKDDSVATTMNIGSDKLISTLSMGFEPTILRSRVKRSSD, encoded by the exons ATGGCGGCGCCCAGCGAAGTGGCCGCGGCTGCCTCCGGCGAGAATGATGGCGGGGGCAGCGGCTTTGGGTCGTGGCTGGACGGACGGCTGGAGGCGCTGGGAGTGGACCGAGCCGTTTACGGCGCCTACATCCTGGGTGtcctgcaggaggaggaggaagaggagaggctgGATGCTCTGCAGGGGATCCTCTCTGCTTTCTTG GAGGAAGATTCTCTTCTTCACATCTGCAAGGAGATTGTGGAACGATGGTCGGAAAGTCAGAATGTTGTCACCAAAGTGAAAAAAGAAG atGAGGTACAGGCCATTGCCACCCTAATTGAGAAGCAGGCACAGATTGTGGTGAAGCCCAGGATGGtgtcagaagaagagaaacagagaaaagctgCCCTCCTGGCCCAGTATGCTGATGTGACAGATGAAGAAGA CGAAGCAGATGAGAAGGATGATTCAGTCGCCACCACAATGAACATTGGTTCTGATAAAT taatctctacactcagcatgggtTTTGaacccacaatcctgagatcaagagtcaaacgctcttccgactga